One Pararge aegeria chromosome 1, ilParAegt1.1, whole genome shotgun sequence genomic region harbors:
- the LOC120626325 gene encoding myrosinase 1-like: protein MLSLKALVLCALLQISWGIDQSFPAHFIFGAATSAYQVEGGWNADGKGETVWDKYLHEHPGKAANNATGDVSADSYHKWREDVMAAARMKLQFYRFSINWARVLPTGLDNKINKAGAKYYSDLIDALLAEGIEPMVTLYHWELPVTIQNLGGWTNPHIVDWFGDYARVIFTLYADRVKTWLTINEPNVFCDIFYISGDSAPGVKEPELAPYLCNKHVMLAHAKAYRIFDQEFRPRYSGKISLASNVLGIEPASPKDAELAELGREHQAGRYSHPIFSKKGGWPPSIEKLMLQVSLKQGYKESRLPAFTEQEIEFMKGTADFYGLNYYTTYMIRPAKPEDKPGVWFLTGSPELNATLENPLNAYYGSSHMLPVFPGGLRKVMNWLKKQYGDIDILITENGFTTSGAQLDDYDRVDFLEESLNEVLVSIKEDNISVTGYTVWSLIDDLEWLAGYTVKFGLYEIDFNHPNRTRTARLSSHYYACVIKHRSLHVPNTCFDKNVQRLQQKNDGNGGQIPANGGLFLIVITVAFGILLCKQIITP, encoded by the exons ATGCTGTCTCTCAAAGCACTTGTCTTGTG CGCTCTGCTACAAATATCATGGGGCATCGATCAAAGTTTTCCTGCACATTTCATATTCGGTGCCGCGACGTCTGCCTACCAAGTGGAGGGTGGCTGGAATGCTGATG GGAAAGGCGAAACCGTATGGGACAAGTACCTCCATGAACATCCCGGTAAGGCAGCTAATAATGCAACTGGTGACGTTTCCGCAGACTCCTACCACAAGTGGCGGGAGGACGTCATGGCTGCGGCCCGCATGAAACTTCAATTTTACAG GTTCTCAATAAATTGGGCCCGGGTATTACCCACGGGGCTTGACAACAAAATTAACAAAGCCGGTGCGAAGTATTACAGTGATCTGATCGACGCACTCCTAGCTGAGGGCATTGAACCGATGGTGACTTTATACCATTGGGAATTGCCTGTGACAATCCAGAACCTAG GAGGCTGGACGAACCCTCATATCGTCGACTGGTTTGGGGACTACGCCAGGGTTATCTTCACCCTTTACGCCGACCGCGTCAAGACCTGGCTGACCATCAACGAACCTAACGTGTTCTGCGACATTTTCTATATTTCTGGAGACTCCGCTCCGGGAGTCAAAGAACCAGAGCTCGCACCGTATCTGTGTAATAAACACGTGATGCTGGCGCACGCAAAAGCCTACAGGATATTCGATCAGGAATTTAGACCAAGGTATTcag gTAAAATTTCACTTGCAAGCAACGTGTTGGGAATAGAACCTGCGTCCCCTAAAGACGCGGAGCTGGCAGAACTTGGGAGAGAGCATCag gcaGGCAGATATTCCCATCCAATTTTTTCCAAGAAGGGTGGCTGGCCGCCCTCTATTGAGAAGTTGatgctacaagttagccttaaACAAGGCTACAAGGAATCCAGGCTTCCTGCGTTCACTGAACAGGAGATTGAATTCATGAAAG GTACCGCTGATTTCTACGGGTTAAATTACTATACGACCTACATGATCAGACCAGCCAAGCCCGAGGACAAACCTGGAGTCTGGTTCCTCACGGGGTCCCCGGAGTTAAACGCAACCTTGGAAAACCCGTTAAATGCGTACTACGGTTCTTCTCATATGCTTCCG GTGTTCCCAGGGGGTTTACGTAAAGTGATGAATTGGTTGAAAAAGCAATATGGCGACATCGATATCCTCATCACGGAGAACGGGTTTACCACGAGCGGGGCCCAATTGGATGATTACGACAGAGTGGACTTCCTTGAGGAAAGTTTGAATGAA GTGCTGGTTTCCATCAAAGAGGACAATATAAGTGTTACAGGGTACACTGTGTGGTCTCTTATTGATGACCTCGAATGGCTAGCGGGATACAC GGTAAAATTTGGTTTGTATGAGATAGACTTCAACCATCCAAATCGCACAAGAACTGCACGCTTATCGTCACACTATTATGCGTGTGTAATCAAACATCGATCATTACACGTCCCGAACACTTGCTTCGACAAAAATGTGCAAAGATTACAACAAAAGAACGACGGCAACGGCGGCCAGATTCCAGCAAATGGTGGACTGTTTTTAATAGTCATAACTGTGGCAttcggtattttattatgtaaacaaatta taacaccataa